Proteins from a genomic interval of Rhodothermus sp.:
- the fliD gene encoding flagellar filament capping protein FliD, with translation MAVNPLLSVYRANDPYEQLISAILAIESQPKLELQAKKAEQERLKGVMNDFDSKLSALHSLLKTLTDPLAQPFQSKSATTSATEFTVTASDTASPGTHTLEVKRLASADTRISKQYTNSGTSLRSFFDINGTQTFTIRVASPTSTNPNNRVDIQVTVNPTGTTDEEILNEIATAINNAFQAAVDAGTIKTDERAYASVVNETSSTARLSLRSGKTGFTYRLEFVDSSAGLLATLELNNNVVATGTGGGQVKYVGTSETNSELNSQFVLDGLTLYRDANRVTDALAGVTLEFKQVSTAPAEFTIAPDIENIKAQIEDFIQKYNEVLVYLTGKSNIDGDTGTRGDFAGDPVFSGLRFTLRNEVVRKVSGQPTEGPHYITDLGITINDDGTLSLTDESALLAAVERNPQAVESLFSGSDGIATRLLTYLEAYVKTGGIIDQRQNSIEARIRRLDDRIVALEDQLARREEQLRAQFARLQETIALFQGQQQFLGGFLFRGGTLF, from the coding sequence ATGGCTGTCAATCCACTGCTGTCGGTTTATCGCGCCAATGATCCTTACGAACAGCTGATCAGTGCTATCCTGGCCATCGAAAGTCAGCCTAAGCTGGAGCTGCAGGCCAAAAAGGCCGAGCAGGAGCGACTGAAAGGGGTCATGAACGATTTCGACAGCAAGCTTTCAGCGCTCCATAGTTTGTTGAAGACCCTGACCGATCCGCTGGCACAACCTTTTCAGAGTAAAAGCGCCACGACGTCGGCCACTGAGTTCACTGTAACGGCCAGCGACACCGCCTCCCCGGGCACGCACACTCTGGAAGTCAAACGGCTGGCTTCAGCCGACACACGCATTTCCAAGCAGTACACCAATAGTGGAACCTCTTTACGCAGCTTTTTTGACATCAACGGCACTCAGACGTTTACCATCCGCGTAGCCAGTCCCACCAGCACCAATCCCAACAACCGAGTGGATATTCAGGTCACCGTGAATCCCACGGGCACAACGGACGAAGAAATCCTGAATGAAATTGCCACCGCGATCAATAACGCTTTCCAGGCAGCTGTCGATGCGGGTACCATTAAAACGGACGAGCGGGCCTATGCCTCAGTCGTCAACGAAACCTCCAGCACCGCTCGGCTTTCGCTTCGCAGCGGTAAAACAGGCTTTACCTATCGGCTGGAGTTCGTAGATTCGAGCGCGGGACTGTTAGCCACGCTGGAGCTCAACAACAACGTCGTCGCTACGGGCACCGGAGGGGGCCAGGTCAAATATGTAGGTACCAGCGAAACGAACTCTGAACTCAACAGCCAATTCGTCTTAGACGGCTTAACGCTTTACCGCGATGCCAATCGGGTGACCGATGCCTTGGCAGGCGTTACGCTGGAGTTCAAGCAGGTCAGCACAGCACCCGCTGAGTTTACCATTGCGCCAGATATAGAAAATATCAAAGCCCAGATCGAGGATTTTATTCAAAAATACAACGAGGTGCTGGTCTATCTGACTGGCAAAAGCAACATCGATGGTGATACAGGAACGCGGGGGGATTTTGCCGGGGATCCGGTTTTTTCAGGCCTGCGGTTTACGCTTCGTAACGAGGTTGTCCGAAAAGTAAGCGGTCAGCCTACCGAAGGTCCCCATTATATCACCGATCTGGGCATTACGATCAACGACGATGGTACACTCTCGCTGACCGATGAAAGCGCCTTGCTGGCTGCCGTTGAGCGTAACCCGCAAGCTGTCGAAAGCCTGTTTTCTGGAAGCGACGGGATTGCTACACGTCTGCTTACATACCTGGAAGCGTATGTTAAGACCGGCGGCATCATCGACCAGCGGCAGAACTCTATTGAAGCGCGCATCCGCCGCCTGGACGACCGCATTGTCGCTTTAGAAGACCAACTGGCTCGACGCGAGGAACAGTTGCGGGCACAGTTTGCCCGCCTGCAGGAAACGATTGCCCTGTTTCAGGGACAACAACAGTTCCTCGGCGGCTTCCTTTTCAGGGGTGGCACGCTTTTTTAG